Below is a genomic region from Nitrospira sp..
TCGTCGCTTTGACCGTCGTGTCGGGAATGGATGCATCATCCGCCTCAAGCGGAACCACTGGCTGCCCGATCACGCCGCCGCTCTTGTTGAAACGATCAACCGCCACATCGGCCCTGTGCACGTCATGGATCGACGAAGTCTTGTACGAACCGGACAATGGATCGAGGATTCCGATCTTAATCGGCTCAGCCGCCAATGCCGCACTCCGGCGGGGAGAACCGTCTAATACCCGGATCGTTCTATTGTCCGTACGCTTTCCTGTCGTGCGATGACAGAGATCTGGGACAGCCGACTTCCGCGCGTAGGATTGTCGGACAATCCCCATAAGCCCCGCCGCGCGAAAAGACGGAAGAGTAGTTCCAGGGTCGTTGTGTCGTATCGGTCGGATCTGATTGAGATTCCGCGGGTGACAAAGAAGGCATCTCACCCTAGACCGGGCCCCGTGCCTCCGGTTGTCCTGTCACCAATGAGGGGCGTGAGTACCCGACTAGCTGTATTGGTCCTCGGTGTATACCTGTTTGATCGCCCAGAATACTGCTTCCTTGAGTTTCTTCATCTGAGGATCTACCGGGTCTTGCCGGATTTTTTGGAGTTTCTTATCGAGATCAAAGAGTGGCTGGACCGACCGCCGGTCCGGCACCCTTCCAAGCGCCCATGCGACCTCTGTCTGCACAGTGATATCGACGCCCGGAGCGTCCAACATCTCCAGCAGGGGAGGTACCACCGACGAATCATTATGCGTGTTCCCGAGATCCCCAAGCCCTTTGGCGGCCGCGGCCTGCAATTCCGGCTGCTTAGAATGTTTCAAGATGTCGACCAGAATCGGAATGCCCTCCTTACCCATGTTGCCTAACGCTACTGCAGCCTGCTTGGAAAGATCTTTGTCCTTGAGGGCGGCTTTGAGCTTCGGAAGCGCCTCATCCGCCTGCATTTCGCCCAGAAGAGAAATAATCTTGAGCTTACGGATCTGCGGCGTATCCGTCGCTTCCAACAGTTTCAGTAATCGATCCGGCTGACCCCACTCAGCGGTCAGCAAGACCGGGAAATCATACTGCTCGAGTTTCTCCCGCAACTTGCCCGCAGCAAAGACGCCCGGGTCGCCAGCATCGGCCGCCTGCGCGGCTGACACAGCATCCTCGAAGTCAGTCCGCACCTCCTTCTGCCATCTGACCTTCAGTTCACCCAACACATAGGTCAGTTGGCAAGCCGGACCTTTCCAAAGCCGCGACGGGGCATCAGGAAGGTCCGCGTCACCCCCTGCCACGGTCGTGCCCTCCCAGGTCTTTCGTTGTTCGCATTTGACCCTAAACAGGACGTCGTGGGGTTTGCTTGCGTCCCCGATTGTTCGATACCCCAATTCGCTCAGTCGCCGAGCGACAAGCTCGGCGATCGGCGCCGCATCGACAGATCCTTTATCAGACAGCATCAGAGCCTCGACCTGAACCGTCTGAATTTTCTCGAGTTGGGCCTTCTGTTCTGCGGTGAAATAATCTCGATAGGCGAGCGAACGGGACGGATCGACAAGAATCAGAAACCAGAATGCCGTCGTCAGTACCACATGATGTAGAGCAGCGTGCATGGCGGGCCTCATTCAGAGGGTAAGCATGCCGACGAACTACGCCTTCGATGATTATACCGGTTCTCTCGGGCGTCGCAAACCCGGTCGTCAGGAATAGAAGCGATTGAGAGACTTCGGAAGTTCGTACCCCTTGTGAGTACCTCAATCGGTTACGCGGTGACAAATCGTATGCCGCGACCGTCCGCGCCGAAATCTCTCCGCCGCCTTCCCCCAAACCCGCTGACCGCCCCGCAGGAGTATGGGTTGACAGTCGCACATGTCCAACGGTACAAAATACCGGCAGGAGCGCGTAATTTCGCCTGTTTGTTGAATCGGATGAGACCGAACTCCGGGACTCTCCGCCGTGCGAGAGTGGCGGAACTGGCAGACGCGCGAGACTTAGGATCTCGTGGGTAACCGTGGGGGTTCGAGTCCCCCCTCTCGCACCAGGCCCAAGCCAAGGCAGATGCCGCCTGCCCGGTGTTGTCAACGACAGAGGAAGGCAACGACAGCTAGAAGGATTGAATGCAGCCCATGAAAATGGAAATGACAGAGCTGGGGCCGATGAAACGAGCCCTGAAGATCGAAGTGCCGGCAGAAGAGGTTGCGCAGCGGTTTACCCAGGCTTACAAGGAACTGAACCGCCAGGTACAGATGCCGGGGTTCCGTGCGGGAAAAGCCCCCCTCGCGCTGCTGGAAAAGCGCTACGCCAAAGCGGTTGAGGAGGATGTCGTCCGGACCCTTGTCCCTGATTTTTACGACCGAGCCGTCCGTCAGGCCGGCATTTCTCCGGTCCTGGTGGAAATCCCGCCCCTGGAACGGGTCAAGATCAAGAAGGACGCGCCATTTACCTTCACGGCCACCGTTGAGATCAAGCCAACGATCGAATTGCGGGATTATAAAGCTCCGAATCCCATCTCCTTGAAACCGGACAAGCGTAGCATCACCGACGAGCAGGTCGCGAAGGGCATGGATGTCCTGCGGGAGCAGCATGCCCGACTTGAAGCCGCGGCCACCGGCCATCGAGTCGCCGAAGGGGATTTCGTCGTGCTGTCGCTGGCCGGCCACTTGGACGGCCAACCGCTGGACGGGACCAAGAAAGAGGGGCATCTACATCGCGTCGGTTCGAAGGCTTCGCTATTGGGCTTGAGCATCGATCCTCACGTCGTCAACACGACGGAAGGACAG
It encodes:
- a CDS encoding HEAT repeat domain-containing protein produces the protein MHAALHHVVLTTAFWFLILVDPSRSLAYRDYFTAEQKAQLEKIQTVQVEALMLSDKGSVDAAPIAELVARRLSELGYRTIGDASKPHDVLFRVKCEQRKTWEGTTVAGGDADLPDAPSRLWKGPACQLTYVLGELKVRWQKEVRTDFEDAVSAAQAADAGDPGVFAAGKLREKLEQYDFPVLLTAEWGQPDRLLKLLEATDTPQIRKLKIISLLGEMQADEALPKLKAALKDKDLSKQAAVALGNMGKEGIPILVDILKHSKQPELQAAAAKGLGDLGNTHNDSSVVPPLLEMLDAPGVDITVQTEVAWALGRVPDRRSVQPLFDLDKKLQKIRQDPVDPQMKKLKEAVFWAIKQVYTEDQYS